Proteins co-encoded in one Astyanax mexicanus isolate ESR-SI-001 chromosome 1, AstMex3_surface, whole genome shotgun sequence genomic window:
- the shisa2a gene encoding shisa family member 2a — MAQISRSVCALLALLCVFSPPVRAAAGQYCHGWGSFPGFRCPERHDGGDARYCCGTCTVRYCCSSPSARLDQSTCDAEQPAGGNGGVRTLQQAVPTYLPFVIVVGAFLSFVLLGIIISICCCHCVKPKPTAGSAPAHTSLLEPVIGPSPNNSTPSRSSTSGSAGPHPFTAPMPQPFVSAPPPPLHQGAPQFFQPFLNYSLPPEHTMLMAPAFLDSRSAFSQAHGQPFPQAPMHTEPIYPTVTV, encoded by the exons ATGGCTCAAATCTCGCGCTCTGTGTGCGCGCTCCTGGCGCTGTTGTGCGTGTTCTCGCCGCCTGTGCGCGCCGCCGCCGGTCAGTACTGTCACGGCTGGGGCTCGTTCCCGGGATTCCGCTGTCCGGAGCGCCACGACGGAGGAGACGCGCGCTACTGCTGCGGCACGTGCACCGTGCGCTACTGCTGCTCGTCCCCGAGCGCGCGCCTCGACCAGAGCACGTGCGACGCGGAGCAGCCGGCCGGCGGAAACGGCGGAGTGAGGACTCTACAGCAAGCAG TTCCCACATATCTGCCATTTGTCATCGTGGTGGGCGCCTTTCTTTCCTTCGTTCTACTGGGGATCATCATATCCATCTGCTGCTGCCACTGTGTGAAGCCCAAGCCCACCGCCGGATCGGCTCCGGCCCATACCAGCCTGTTGGAGCCTGTTATTGGCCCCTCCCCCAACAACTCCACGCCTTCACGTTCTTCTACCTCCGGGTCAGCCGGACCACACCCGTTTACAGCCCCCATGCCGCAGCCCTTCGTTTCTGCGCCACCTCCTCCACTCCACCAGGGGGCACCACAGTTTTTCCAACCATTCCTAAACTACTCGCTGCCTCCGGAACACACCATGCTGATGGCCCCAGCCTTTCTCGACAGTCGCTCTGCTTTCAGTCAGGCACACGGACAGCCTTTCCCACAGGCCCCCATGCACACTGAACCAATCTACCCCACCGTCACTGTCTGA
- the zc4h2 gene encoding zinc finger C4H2 domain-containing protein, with protein MMTDEQEIMCKLENIKEIRNKTVQMEKLKARLRTEFQALEGEEKHLREYKQEMDLLLQEKMAHVEELRLIHADINVMENTIKQSESDLNKLLESTRRLHDEYKPLKDHVDALRVTLGLHRLPDLSQEEERLSLDYFEKQKAEWQTEPQEPPIPESLAAAAAAAQQLQAARKQDTRQPATFRQQPPPMKACLSCHQQIHRNAPICPLCKAKSRSRNPKKPKRKPDE; from the exons ATGATGACAGACGAGCAGGAGATCATGTGTAAACTGGAGAATATTAAAGAAATAAG GAATAAGACAGTTCAAATGGAAAAGCTGAAGGCTCGTCTGCGGACTGAGTTTCAGGCTTTGGAGGGTGAGGAAAAACACTTGAGAGAATATAAACAGGAAATGGACCTACTGCTGCAGGAGAAGATGGCCCATGTGGAAGAACTACGCCTTATACACGCTGATATTAATGTG atggaGAACACTATAAAGCAGTCTGAGAGTGATCTGAATAAGCTGCTGGAGTCCACACGCCGGCTGCATGATGAGTATAAGCCACTGAAGGATCACGTGGATGCCCTCAGAGTGACCCTTGGTCTCCACAGACTGCCAGACCTCAGTCAAGAGGAGGAAAGATTGTCCCTGGA TTACTTTGAGAAGCAGAAGGCTGAATGGCAAACTGAGCCTCAAGAACCGCCAATCCCAGAATccttagcagcagcagcagccgcagccCAGCAGCTTCAAGCAGCAAGAAAACAGGACACAAGACAACCAGCTACTTTTAGACAACAGCCACCACCTATGAAG GCGTGTCTGTCATGCCATCAGCAGATCCACCGGAATGCCCCGATCTGTCCACTCTGCAAAGCCAAAAGTCGCTCCCGCAACCCCAAAAAACCAAAGAGAAAACCTGACgagtaa